A genomic segment from Chanos chanos chromosome 2, fChaCha1.1, whole genome shotgun sequence encodes:
- the gpr101 gene encoding probable G-protein coupled receptor 101 has translation MPTSQAPGVGSNSSTVPWDPGSPLSPSLVNSTVKMVLISAIVCTSLFGNVVVLLVFQRKPQLLHVANRFVLNLLLADLLQTVLVMPFAIAATVPEVWPLDTRLCQALVVLMHLFAFAGVNTIIVVSVDRYLAIIHPLSYPTRMTPHLGTNLIALTWLLSLLQSTPPLYGWGTIDFDRRHNTCSVMWSSSYSYSALVSTLSFWLPVAIMLGCYWMVFRAARRQNALVHPIQASHPPDSQVTRSSPQRQQQQQQSQGEGPFSATYPIRTRHRRFHYHCKAARVVFVIMASYILSMGPYSVLSTISIHSSDAIPPWLASLALILFFLQCCLHPYIYGYMHRSVRKEFLALLCGPLCGQGRTSRSSAVDSCFTVTDGRSTHPHPPSQAARVCPLHTWEEGTTSSSPTERRSRDSRKETTSISLSSEKELTVQSNNNK, from the coding sequence ATGCCCACCTCCCAGGCTCCCGGTGTGGGCAGTAACTCCAGCACTGTACCTTGGGATCCTGGCTCCCCCCTCTCGCCCTCTCTCGTAAACAGTACAGTGAAGATGGTGCTCATTTCGGCCATTGTGTGTACCTCACTGTTCGGTAATGTTGTGGTACTGCTCGTGTTCCAGCGCAAGCCTCAGCTGCTTCATGTTGCCAACCGCTTTGTCCTCAACCTGCTGCTGGCAGACCTGCTCCAGACAGTGCTGGTCATGCCTTTTGCCATAGCTGCGACTGTGCCTGAGGTCTGGCCCCTTGACACCCGTTTGTGCCAGGCACTGGTGGTGCTCATGCACCTATTTGCTTTCGCAGGTGTCAACACAATCATAGTGGTATCGGTGGACCGTTACTTGGCCATCATCCACCCGCTGTCCTACCCCACCCGTATGACTCCACACCTGGGCACCAATCTCATTGCATTGACCTGGTTGCTTAGCCTGCTGCAGAGCACGCCACCACTCTATGGCTGGGGCACTATTGACTTTGACCGTAGACACAACACCTGCTCTGTCATGTGGTCCTCCAGCTACTCTTACTCTGCCTTGGTATCTACACTTTCGTTCTGGCTACCTGTGGCTATTATGCTGGGTTGTTACTGGATGGTGTTCAGGGCAGCTAGACGACAGAACGCTCTGGTACACCCCATCCAGGCCAGCCATCCTCCAGACTCACAGGTCACCCGCTCTAGCCCCCAAcggcagcaacaacagcagcagagcCAAGGCGAGGGTCCCTTCTCTGCTACATACCCTATAAGGACACGCCATAGACGTTTCCACTACCACTGCAAGGCAGCTCGAGTTGTGTTTGTAATTATGGCCTCTTACATTCTGAGCATGGGCCCGTACAGTGTCCTCAGCACGATTTCCATCCACTCCAGCGATGCGATACCTCCCTGGCTGGCTTCGCTAGCCCTTATCCTCTTTTTCCTGCAGTGCTGCCTGCACCCGTATATCTATGGATACATGCATCGCAGTGTTCGAAAGGAGTTCCTTGCTCTGCTCTGCGGGCCACTGTGTGGGCAGGGCAGGACCAGTCGCAGCTCTGCTGTGGACAGCTGCTTCACGGTGACAGACGGACggtcaacacacccacacccacccagcCAGGCTGCCCGAGTCTGTCCCCTGCATACCTGGGAGGAAGGCACCACCTCATCCTCCCCAACCGAAAGGAGGTCCAGAGACAGCCGTAAGGAAACCACCTCTATCAGTCTGAGCTCAGAGAAAGAGCTTACAGTACAGAGCAACAATAACAAATGA